A genomic region of Paenibacillus sp. PL2-23 contains the following coding sequences:
- a CDS encoding DUF4962 domain-containing protein codes for MNTLKLFEPQSGILSVPYEPNDQSKLLENPPRFTWMPALAEGDCYALQYSSSPDFKTGDTVTVRNIPYNLYTPSEALEPGSYYWRYALEGGRPASSRSGSQACSVSKTVGGDLDGSIGSSWSVVRSFQVPEGLPETPLPDRDGRYSSTIATHPRLWLNQDGLQSLRERIAADPAYAGWDVFMERSVQPWLERELIAEPAPYPDNKRVAALWRRMYMDCQETLYAIRHLSVAGVVLKDETILEAAKKWLLHTASWNAEGTTSRDYNDESSFRIAGALAWGYDWLHDVLNEEERKAVREALLERARQVAFHVIDRSRIHQVPFDSHAVRSLSSVLVPAAIALLHEEPEAQEWLDYTLEYYACLYSPWGGEDGGWAEGPMYWTTGMAYLIDALNLVRNYCGIDMYKRPFFSKTGDFPLYCYSPDTTRASFGDQSSLGERPILKTGYNIRQFAGITGNGLYQWYYEQTLDNDPDPDSKFYNYGWWDFRFDSVMFRHDYPEVAPVIPDESVIEPVKWFRDIGWVAMHHRMHEPSEHVMLLAKSSPYGSISHSHGDQNGFLIHAFGEPLAIESGYYVAFGSTMHRNWRRQTSSTNALLIDGQGQYAGTNKVLAMEAAGVVQEAWHKDGISYCRSDATAAYNETVPYVKRCMREIYFIDQSYFVIVDYVDLEQKGKVEWLLHTMNQMTLSSNAFLVNGTKADMDVRFVYSSSGSLSLRQHDEFTDVEPSEYEGLPKQWHLHAETKEARSHRLVSLLVPMKKGDSKFVSHFMDDQDHGVHLYFTNEAGKTRKIEVAKAY; via the coding sequence ATGAATACCCTCAAGCTATTTGAACCGCAAAGCGGCATATTGTCTGTCCCATATGAACCGAACGATCAAAGCAAGCTGCTGGAGAATCCGCCTCGCTTCACGTGGATGCCCGCGCTCGCGGAAGGCGATTGTTATGCGCTGCAGTACTCCAGCTCGCCCGACTTCAAGACGGGGGATACCGTTACGGTTCGCAATATCCCGTACAACCTGTATACGCCGTCCGAAGCGCTGGAGCCCGGCTCCTATTATTGGCGTTACGCGCTGGAGGGCGGACGCCCGGCTTCCAGTCGCAGCGGCTCTCAGGCATGCAGCGTATCCAAAACCGTTGGCGGAGACCTGGATGGGTCAATCGGCAGCAGCTGGAGCGTGGTAAGAAGCTTTCAAGTACCGGAAGGTTTGCCTGAAACGCCGCTTCCTGATCGAGACGGCCGCTATAGCTCCACCATCGCGACGCATCCACGTCTTTGGCTGAATCAAGACGGACTTCAGAGCCTTCGAGAGCGTATCGCGGCAGACCCCGCTTATGCGGGCTGGGACGTATTCATGGAGCGTTCCGTCCAGCCCTGGCTGGAGCGCGAGCTGATCGCCGAGCCGGCTCCATATCCCGATAACAAGCGTGTGGCTGCACTATGGCGCCGCATGTACATGGATTGCCAGGAGACGCTGTATGCGATTCGCCATTTGAGTGTTGCCGGTGTGGTGCTGAAGGACGAGACGATCTTGGAGGCGGCGAAGAAGTGGCTGCTGCATACCGCCTCGTGGAATGCTGAAGGCACGACGTCGCGCGATTATAACGACGAATCCTCCTTCCGGATCGCGGGCGCGCTTGCGTGGGGCTACGACTGGCTGCACGATGTGCTGAATGAGGAGGAGCGGAAGGCTGTGCGTGAAGCGCTGCTGGAGCGCGCGCGACAGGTTGCGTTCCATGTCATCGACCGCTCCCGCATTCATCAGGTGCCGTTCGACAGTCATGCCGTTCGTTCGCTTTCTTCGGTATTGGTGCCTGCAGCCATCGCTTTGCTGCATGAAGAGCCGGAAGCGCAGGAATGGCTGGACTATACGCTGGAGTATTACGCTTGCCTGTATTCGCCATGGGGCGGAGAGGACGGCGGCTGGGCGGAAGGTCCTATGTACTGGACGACGGGTATGGCCTACTTGATCGATGCGCTGAACCTGGTTCGCAATTACTGCGGCATCGACATGTATAAGCGGCCGTTCTTCTCGAAGACGGGAGATTTCCCGCTGTACTGCTACAGCCCGGATACAACAAGAGCAAGCTTCGGCGATCAGTCCTCGCTGGGAGAGCGTCCCATTCTGAAGACGGGCTACAACATCCGTCAGTTCGCCGGCATTACCGGCAACGGCCTGTATCAGTGGTATTATGAGCAGACGCTGGACAACGATCCCGACCCGGACTCCAAGTTCTATAACTATGGCTGGTGGGACTTCCGCTTCGACAGCGTCATGTTCCGCCATGATTATCCCGAGGTAGCGCCGGTTATCCCGGATGAGAGCGTCATTGAGCCTGTGAAGTGGTTCCGCGATATCGGCTGGGTCGCGATGCATCACCGCATGCATGAGCCTTCTGAGCATGTTATGCTGCTGGCGAAGAGCAGCCCATACGGCTCCATCAGCCACAGCCACGGCGATCAGAATGGCTTCCTCATTCACGCGTTCGGCGAGCCGCTGGCGATCGAGAGCGGCTATTATGTAGCGTTCGGCAGCACGATGCACAGAAATTGGCGAAGGCAGACCAGTTCCACCAATGCGCTGCTTATTGACGGACAAGGGCAGTATGCTGGAACAAACAAGGTGCTCGCCATGGAAGCGGCCGGGGTTGTGCAGGAAGCATGGCACAAGGACGGAATCAGCTATTGCAGAAGCGACGCAACGGCAGCTTACAATGAGACGGTGCCGTATGTGAAGCGCTGCATGCGCGAGATTTATTTTATCGACCAATCCTATTTCGTGATCGTGGATTATGTGGACCTGGAGCAGAAGGGCAAGGTGGAATGGCTGCTGCATACGATGAACCAAATGACATTGTCCTCCAATGCGTTCCTTGTCAATGGAACGAAGGCGGATATGGACGTTCGGTTCGTATACAGCTCCTCTGGCAGCCTGTCGCTTCGCCAGCATGACGAGTTCACCGATGTGGAGCCTTCCGAATATGAGGGCCTTCCGAAGCAGTGGCATCTGCATGCCGAGACGAAGGAAGCGCGCAGCCATAGGCTTGTGTCGCTGCTTGTCCCAATGAAGAAGGGCGACTCCAAGTTCGTCTCGCACTTCATGGACGATCAGGACCACGGCGTGCATCTGTACTTCACGAACGAAGCAGGCAAGACACGCAAGATTGAGGTTGCGAAGGCTTATTAA
- the aldA gene encoding aldehyde dehydrogenase gives MMTGTTGNTTYYRLYIDGQWMDSASGRLTEVLNPANEEVIGHVSDADPEDVQKALHSSEKAQRSWKLLPAVERARYLVKLVDRIQEEREHFARLLVLEQGKTYREALGEVDDTMAYFMYAAESANRLKGDVLPANRQGEMLMIQKVPYGVTVGLCAWNYPLALIGRKLGPALVTGNTMIIKPHELTPLASAELFRLIDEVGFPPGVANLVTGTGVEVGQALVSSPITKLVTVTGSVRAGQAIYKAASDNITALSLELGGKAPFVVLKDADVDQAVEAAVGARFANCGQVCICNEMVLVHESIADAFTEKLLERVKSVKLGDPFDESVTMGPKANGRDLEKIDAIVQETIRQGATLAAGGKRPTGDEFQKGYWYEPTVLTNVTPDMAAAREEIFGPVLPIVRIGSFEEAVSIINASELGLSAYLYTNDYRKLMQAIQVLEVGTVFLNQGMSGCMQGHHSGHKLSGIGGEDGEYGIEGYLQKRTVYLNYA, from the coding sequence ATGATGACAGGGACAACAGGCAATACAACCTATTATCGACTTTATATAGACGGACAATGGATGGATTCGGCCTCCGGGCGCTTGACTGAGGTGCTGAATCCTGCCAATGAAGAAGTGATTGGACATGTAAGCGATGCGGATCCGGAGGATGTGCAGAAAGCGCTGCACTCCTCGGAGAAAGCTCAGCGCTCGTGGAAGCTTCTGCCCGCTGTTGAGCGGGCACGGTATTTGGTCAAGCTGGTGGACCGCATCCAAGAGGAGCGGGAGCATTTCGCCCGGCTGCTTGTGCTTGAGCAAGGCAAGACCTATCGCGAGGCGCTTGGCGAAGTCGACGATACGATGGCTTATTTCATGTACGCGGCGGAATCGGCGAACCGTCTGAAGGGTGATGTGCTGCCGGCTAACCGTCAGGGCGAGATGCTGATGATTCAGAAGGTGCCGTATGGCGTCACTGTAGGGCTGTGTGCATGGAACTATCCCCTTGCGCTCATTGGCCGCAAGCTTGGTCCGGCGCTGGTGACAGGGAATACGATGATTATTAAGCCGCATGAGCTCACACCTCTTGCATCTGCAGAGCTGTTCCGCCTTATTGACGAGGTTGGCTTCCCGCCTGGGGTAGCCAATCTGGTTACGGGTACAGGTGTGGAGGTCGGGCAGGCGCTGGTTAGCAGTCCTATTACGAAGCTAGTGACCGTTACGGGCAGTGTCAGAGCGGGTCAGGCGATCTACAAGGCGGCGTCGGACAACATTACGGCGTTATCCCTGGAGCTGGGCGGCAAAGCCCCGTTTGTTGTGCTGAAGGACGCTGATGTGGATCAAGCGGTGGAAGCGGCAGTTGGCGCGCGCTTCGCGAACTGCGGGCAGGTGTGCATCTGCAATGAGATGGTGCTTGTGCATGAGAGCATTGCCGATGCATTTACGGAGAAGCTGCTGGAGCGAGTGAAGTCTGTTAAGCTGGGCGATCCCTTCGACGAGTCAGTGACGATGGGACCGAAGGCGAACGGACGGGATCTGGAGAAGATTGATGCTATCGTGCAGGAGACGATCCGACAAGGCGCTACTCTGGCTGCGGGCGGCAAGCGTCCAACAGGAGACGAGTTCCAGAAGGGATACTGGTACGAGCCGACGGTACTAACGAATGTTACGCCTGATATGGCTGCAGCACGAGAAGAGATCTTTGGACCGGTCCTGCCGATTGTTCGGATCGGAAGCTTCGAGGAAGCGGTGAGCATCATTAATGCCAGCGAGCTTGGCTTATCGGCTTATCTGTACACCAATGATTATCGCAAGCTGATGCAGGCAATCCAGGTGCTGGAGGTTGGCACGGTATTCCTGAACCAAGGCATGTCGGGCTGCATGCAGGGCCATCACAGCGGCCATAAGCTGAGCGGTATTGGCGGCGAGGATGGCGAATACGGCATTGAGGGCTACCTCCAAAAGCGAACTGTCTACTTGAATTATGCTTAA
- a CDS encoding S-layer homology domain-containing protein translates to MKRHSLMILVFLIMMGAFSSQAYGMSSKHWADGTIQAWVQAGYVEAASEEVKNPNRALSREDAAKLIGSSIGWEAMDASRLSNAGAAAWAVQASQGKPIDQANKGVTREEAVIIASAFISDDAAGSVELDRIFRDIAGMSAEGKAALKAVYEAGVFVGNGSKLRPQAKITFAELVTALDRVISYRYGFPSLDFENGAIPDFVTTGDSTIEVVHNEATNSKALKVVYGAADFPTVKFTATTPWQFGSSKALSFEVTNPTDKDITFYLRMDDDKSADGVAHSTVSAAVAKANSTQKYFLSMGSEALDLGMRFLPPNPAGSQLGYGWGEKGLDSSHIVEFQLWQMYTKQESTLLFDNIAVIGDPNTDLSYMDDLVDGYGQYRGLDWEGKVHTDGDFLADKKEEAAALASAKPLETSKYGGWLNGPKLEATGHFRVAKHEGKWTLVDPEGYLFFSNGLDIVRLDDMNTWISGRENMFTELPSKDGELGEHYTYTTIVGAPPLGQTEGWLFNHYQANLERKYGQDYVKAWKDISVDRFKSWGFSSLGNWSDPALFFGKGDEHGIAYVANGWTHWGQHATIPSGGGWAPVADPFDPAFKTSVDDMLDEQILAYGVEDDKFMIGVYIDNEIAWGNPANTGSKYALISNIMAMDSSAKSSYAKRTMIDHLRAVYKNKIESLNSQWGTSFASFDALGKPYQPAELSEGMLPDYSAMLSLLADEYFRIVDEAVSAKLPDTLYLGSRFAEWGTSEEVQKAAAKYVDVISFNVYKEDVEGENWMHLEELDMPAIIGEFAFASDDRGMFGTGPNADTSAVDQENRGEKYVHYMETVLNNPYFVGAHWFQYVDQPLLGRAWDGENYNLGFVDVADVPYEEMVSAAKDVHARAYDIRFLGKGTGTGGGQPGKEWLMSFESNEDLSIVTAYKTAVVQYGAAGATDGKRAMKVSVGTLDADYSGVEIKPAAPWHLGSKPLVVADVTNPNGLPIQLRANVTDKKGALRTYYFAIGAKESRTISIAQFKASDPVWGEQEGFWGAEATGLDASGIASIHLYLWEDAPESGDSFIIDNLRLSQK, encoded by the coding sequence ATGAAGCGACACAGTTTGATGATTCTGGTCTTCCTCATCATGATGGGAGCGTTCTCCTCGCAGGCGTATGGCATGTCCTCCAAGCACTGGGCGGATGGCACAATTCAGGCTTGGGTGCAGGCGGGATATGTCGAGGCGGCATCAGAAGAGGTAAAAAATCCGAATCGCGCTCTCTCTCGCGAGGATGCGGCAAAGCTGATTGGGAGCTCCATCGGCTGGGAAGCCATGGATGCTTCGAGACTGTCGAATGCGGGAGCAGCGGCATGGGCTGTTCAAGCGTCCCAAGGCAAGCCTATTGATCAGGCCAATAAAGGAGTTACTCGAGAGGAAGCCGTCATTATCGCTTCTGCATTCATAAGCGATGATGCTGCAGGAAGCGTAGAGCTGGACCGGATTTTCCGGGATATTGCCGGTATGAGCGCTGAAGGGAAGGCGGCGCTTAAGGCCGTATATGAGGCTGGAGTGTTCGTAGGCAACGGGAGCAAGCTGCGCCCTCAAGCGAAAATTACGTTCGCAGAGCTGGTGACGGCGCTTGACCGTGTCATCTCCTATCGTTATGGATTCCCTTCTCTTGATTTCGAGAATGGTGCGATTCCAGACTTTGTAACGACAGGAGATTCCACGATTGAAGTTGTCCACAACGAGGCAACGAACTCCAAGGCGTTGAAGGTCGTCTACGGCGCGGCGGACTTCCCGACTGTCAAATTCACGGCGACTACGCCTTGGCAATTCGGCAGCAGCAAAGCCTTGTCCTTCGAGGTCACGAATCCGACGGACAAGGACATCACCTTCTACCTGCGAATGGATGATGACAAAAGCGCGGACGGCGTGGCGCATTCCACTGTAAGCGCTGCCGTTGCGAAAGCAAACAGTACACAAAAATATTTTCTCAGCATGGGCTCGGAAGCGCTGGATCTCGGCATGCGGTTTCTGCCGCCCAATCCTGCCGGCAGCCAGCTTGGCTACGGCTGGGGAGAGAAGGGGCTGGACAGCAGCCATATCGTGGAATTCCAGCTGTGGCAAATGTATACGAAGCAGGAATCCACTCTCCTATTCGATAACATTGCCGTAATCGGCGATCCCAATACGGATCTCAGCTACATGGACGACCTGGTGGATGGTTATGGCCAATACAGGGGCCTGGACTGGGAGGGCAAGGTACATACCGATGGGGATTTCCTTGCTGACAAGAAGGAAGAGGCTGCTGCGCTCGCCAGCGCCAAGCCGTTGGAAACGAGCAAATATGGCGGTTGGCTGAACGGACCGAAGCTTGAGGCTACCGGGCACTTCCGTGTGGCGAAGCATGAAGGTAAGTGGACGCTGGTGGATCCTGAAGGCTACTTGTTCTTCTCCAATGGTCTTGATATCGTTCGACTGGATGATATGAATACCTGGATCTCAGGCCGGGAAAATATGTTCACGGAGCTCCCCTCCAAGGATGGAGAGCTGGGCGAGCATTACACTTATACAACCATAGTAGGGGCTCCTCCACTGGGGCAAACAGAGGGCTGGCTGTTCAACCATTACCAGGCCAATCTGGAGCGCAAATACGGACAGGACTACGTGAAGGCATGGAAGGACATCTCTGTGGATCGCTTCAAGAGCTGGGGCTTCAGCTCGCTCGGTAACTGGTCGGACCCGGCATTATTTTTCGGGAAGGGCGATGAGCATGGTATCGCTTATGTTGCCAATGGCTGGACGCATTGGGGACAGCATGCCACCATTCCAAGCGGAGGCGGCTGGGCGCCGGTAGCAGATCCATTCGATCCGGCATTTAAGACAAGCGTGGACGACATGCTGGACGAACAAATATTGGCGTATGGCGTTGAAGATGACAAGTTTATGATTGGGGTCTACATCGATAACGAGATCGCTTGGGGCAATCCCGCCAATACGGGAAGCAAGTATGCGCTGATTAGCAACATTATGGCCATGGACAGCTCAGCTAAGAGCAGCTATGCCAAACGCACAATGATTGACCACCTGAGGGCTGTTTATAAAAACAAAATTGAAAGTCTGAACAGCCAATGGGGCACCAGCTTCGCTTCGTTTGACGCTCTTGGCAAGCCTTATCAGCCGGCAGAGCTGTCCGAGGGCATGCTGCCTGACTATTCGGCCATGCTGAGTCTTCTGGCGGATGAATACTTCCGCATTGTGGATGAAGCGGTGAGCGCGAAGCTTCCCGATACCCTTTATCTGGGCTCGAGATTTGCGGAGTGGGGCACAAGCGAAGAGGTGCAGAAGGCAGCGGCGAAGTATGTGGACGTCATCAGCTTCAATGTGTATAAAGAGGATGTGGAAGGCGAAAACTGGATGCATCTTGAGGAGCTCGATATGCCGGCGATTATCGGTGAATTTGCTTTCGCTTCGGATGACAGAGGCATGTTCGGAACGGGGCCAAACGCGGATACGTCGGCTGTGGATCAAGAGAATCGCGGCGAGAAGTATGTTCATTATATGGAGACTGTACTGAACAATCCTTATTTTGTCGGTGCGCATTGGTTCCAATATGTGGATCAGCCGCTGCTTGGACGCGCATGGGACGGGGAAAATTATAACCTAGGTTTTGTGGATGTAGCCGATGTGCCTTACGAGGAAATGGTCAGCGCTGCAAAGGATGTGCATGCGAGAGCATATGACATCCGCTTTCTTGGCAAGGGCACGGGTACAGGAGGCGGCCAGCCAGGCAAGGAGTGGCTGATGTCCTTTGAGTCGAACGAGGATTTGTCCATCGTTACAGCCTACAAAACAGCCGTTGTTCAGTATGGAGCCGCTGGCGCAACGGATGGCAAACGGGCGATGAAGGTTAGCGTAGGTACGCTAGACGCGGATTACTCCGGAGTGGAGATTAAGCCGGCAGCCCCATGGCACCTGGGGAGCAAGCCGCTCGTGGTCGCCGATGTGACCAATCCCAATGGGCTGCCGATCCAGCTTCGCGCGAATGTAACGGATAAGAAGGGCGCGCTTCGTACCTATTATTTTGCCATTGGGGCCAAGGAATCCCGCACGATTTCGATAGCCCAGTTCAAGGCATCCGACCCTGTATGGGGGGAGCAAGAGGGCTTCTGGGGAGCGGAAGCGACGGGGCTCGACGCTTCGGGAATCGCCTCCATTCATCTGTATCTGTGGGAGGATGCGCCGGAGAGCGGTGATTCGTTTATTATCGATAACCTTCGCTTGTCACAGAAGTAG
- a CDS encoding histidine kinase: protein MRILYAISRYIGKSLYRKILLSYLIIIALIVFVLLFDFYFRTANDLRAQAVDSHLRLTQQSASTLNANMTNVKSFAWNYFGDFDFHQFVRGMGTDPEGQSSYRGKISNFVYNHPIVSNVVISQLDGFAMRVGGLVSTLIAPSEMQRLTDVAIEANGKGLWLPTDMYNPSASGQQVGYTLSYVQAIRQITLTSPGPIIGVMHFTLSSESLEQWLAESEGSREGRTYLVEKDSGTVVYSRNAGERGKRILTAEELLMVGSQSKGHYYRSSSGENQLIAYDSLGHTGWLVVTEVPTRVLTESADNFTKRTIWIGVFTLLFSMLLAGFISSRTITPLKLLSKGMKAIEKGNYSVVLPVRTEDEIGYLSKSFNRMTREINRLISKVYESEIVKKNAEIKSLQSQINPHFLYNTLGIIDSISSLHGDERVSLISRSLAKMFRYNISGNDVSKLDAEFQQIRLYLSIQKIRFDSRLDYTIYLEPGLEQVPIPKLLFQPLVENSVNHGISHSIDGGIVRIEAISLSQDELQVKIWNNGLVIDEERQQWLRALLQLEDAPAGLEHQQASIGLHNVQSRIRMLYGSECGITFNSDEQYGTTFSITIKTYLPDQEA from the coding sequence TTGCGGATCTTGTATGCTATAAGCCGATACATCGGCAAGTCCCTGTATCGCAAAATATTATTGTCTTATTTGATTATTATCGCTTTAATTGTATTCGTGCTCCTGTTCGACTTCTATTTCCGAACGGCTAATGACTTGCGGGCACAGGCAGTAGATAGTCACCTTCGCCTGACGCAGCAATCCGCTTCCACGCTGAACGCGAATATGACGAACGTCAAAAGCTTTGCCTGGAACTACTTTGGAGACTTCGACTTTCATCAGTTTGTGCGCGGTATGGGCACAGATCCAGAGGGACAAAGCTCCTACCGCGGCAAAATATCCAATTTTGTATACAATCATCCCATTGTATCGAATGTGGTGATCTCGCAGCTTGACGGCTTCGCTATGCGGGTAGGCGGTCTGGTATCCACCCTGATTGCCCCGAGTGAAATGCAGCGCTTGACGGATGTCGCGATTGAAGCCAATGGCAAAGGCTTGTGGCTGCCTACGGATATGTACAATCCCAGTGCGTCAGGACAGCAGGTCGGTTACACGTTGTCGTACGTCCAAGCGATTAGACAAATTACCTTGACATCGCCAGGTCCCATTATTGGTGTGATGCATTTTACGCTGTCATCGGAATCGCTGGAGCAGTGGCTGGCGGAAAGCGAGGGGAGCCGAGAGGGCAGAACCTATCTGGTGGAAAAGGATTCTGGCACCGTCGTGTATTCCAGGAATGCTGGTGAGCGGGGAAAGCGTATCTTGACAGCCGAAGAGCTGCTGATGGTTGGCAGCCAGAGCAAAGGCCACTATTACCGTTCCAGCTCAGGAGAAAACCAATTGATCGCATATGACAGTCTGGGGCATACGGGCTGGCTTGTCGTTACGGAGGTGCCTACTCGGGTACTGACGGAGTCTGCCGACAATTTCACGAAGCGGACGATCTGGATTGGCGTGTTCACCCTGCTGTTCTCCATGCTGCTGGCGGGATTTATTTCGTCCCGAACCATTACGCCGCTTAAGCTGCTTAGCAAAGGCATGAAAGCGATTGAGAAGGGCAATTATTCCGTCGTGCTTCCCGTACGTACCGAGGATGAGATCGGGTATCTGAGCAAATCCTTCAATCGTATGACCAGGGAGATCAACCGTCTGATCAGCAAGGTATATGAATCGGAAATAGTGAAAAAAAATGCGGAAATCAAATCGCTGCAATCGCAGATCAATCCCCATTTCCTGTACAACACCTTAGGCATTATCGATAGTATCTCCTCGCTGCACGGGGACGAACGAGTATCTCTGATCAGCCGTTCGCTGGCCAAGATGTTCCGCTATAATATAAGCGGCAATGATGTGTCCAAGCTGGATGCGGAATTTCAGCAAATCAGGCTCTATTTGTCCATACAGAAAATCCGGTTCGACAGCAGGCTGGACTACACCATTTATTTGGAGCCGGGTCTGGAGCAGGTGCCGATCCCAAAGCTTCTGTTCCAGCCGCTAGTGGAGAACAGCGTCAATCATGGAATCAGCCATAGCATTGATGGCGGGATTGTCCGAATTGAAGCGATTTCTCTGAGTCAGGACGAGCTTCAGGTGAAAATATGGAATAATGGATTGGTCATTGATGAGGAGCGGCAGCAGTGGCTGAGGGCGCTGCTGCAGCTGGAGGATGCTCCTGCAGGGCTTGAACATCAACAGGCTTCTATTGGCCTTCACAATGTGCAATCCCGTATCCGCATGTTATATGGTTCGGAATGCGGCATTACGTTCAACAGCGACGAGCAATATGGGACAACCTTTTCCATTACGATCAAGACCTATTTGCCCGACCAGGAGGCTTAA
- a CDS encoding response regulator, whose protein sequence is MRIMVLDDEPIIRQGIIHKIRQTGLPVEVVAEAGDGLKGLELMKTAKPELIVTDIHMPGMNGLEFIRHALELDARVKLVIVTGYDQFDYARQAIKYGVSNYLVKPLEDDELYATLMELLERREAEQQTDQMIQELKSVAETSQEASRQQVLTQFLQEEDFAEASSELDELAKHGAAFTAVVLQLEPFKVPHGSFGPGEEELLWFAIKNIVTERFLSNAIKGILVHHSLRRFELVYVLGLQKGQDSAGVTYTLEAISFGIRKYLKLGVTIGVGPYQTQMAKVQESYREAKQIARNAILHGGNRIYQAQGAANGGQEAQRKSFIGQEDVKLLEDWLGKWEKDKVHKWIERRLGAIVQEPASSYVMVEWFCVDFYLFLNKYWITHATDSQWAIGELTDLQRELQQATAWHEIVEQMKRLVTNMIGLLSKSNNIEGKEIMEAVRLYLERHYAEPIQLAMIAERFFIHPNYFSKRFKEKYGESFVDFLNGLRMKEAARLLVETDMKIRDISERVGFDDAAYFGSVFRKRFGVTPGQYRDKSAPHA, encoded by the coding sequence ATGAGAATTATGGTGTTGGATGACGAGCCCATTATTCGACAAGGCATCATCCATAAGATTCGTCAAACCGGTCTGCCTGTAGAGGTCGTAGCGGAAGCGGGGGACGGGCTCAAGGGGCTGGAGCTGATGAAGACAGCGAAGCCGGAGCTGATTGTAACGGATATTCATATGCCCGGCATGAACGGGCTGGAATTTATCCGACACGCGTTGGAGCTGGATGCCCGGGTTAAGCTGGTCATTGTAACCGGCTATGATCAATTTGATTATGCCAGACAAGCGATCAAATACGGAGTCAGCAATTATTTGGTGAAGCCGCTGGAGGACGATGAGCTGTATGCAACGTTGATGGAGCTGTTGGAGCGCAGAGAGGCGGAGCAGCAGACGGATCAGATGATTCAGGAGCTGAAGAGCGTGGCCGAAACAAGCCAGGAGGCTTCCCGTCAGCAGGTGCTTACGCAATTTCTGCAGGAGGAGGACTTCGCGGAGGCCAGCAGCGAGCTGGATGAGCTTGCGAAGCATGGAGCTGCCTTTACGGCGGTTGTCCTCCAATTGGAGCCGTTCAAGGTGCCTCATGGCTCCTTTGGTCCAGGTGAGGAGGAGCTGCTCTGGTTCGCGATCAAAAATATTGTAACGGAGCGCTTCTTGTCCAATGCCATCAAAGGTATTCTCGTGCACCATTCACTGCGGCGCTTCGAGCTGGTATATGTGCTTGGACTGCAGAAGGGGCAGGACAGCGCTGGAGTGACCTACACGCTGGAAGCGATTTCGTTCGGCATACGGAAGTATCTGAAGCTGGGTGTCACGATAGGCGTAGGGCCTTATCAGACTCAAATGGCCAAGGTGCAAGAGAGCTACCGGGAAGCGAAGCAGATCGCCAGGAACGCGATCCTTCATGGAGGGAATCGGATCTATCAGGCCCAGGGCGCAGCGAATGGGGGGCAAGAGGCGCAACGGAAGTCCTTTATCGGCCAAGAGGATGTCAAGCTCCTGGAGGATTGGCTGGGCAAGTGGGAGAAGGACAAGGTTCACAAGTGGATCGAGCGGCGGCTAGGCGCCATTGTGCAGGAGCCCGCCTCCAGCTATGTGATGGTGGAATGGTTCTGTGTGGATTTCTATCTGTTCCTCAACAAATATTGGATCACCCATGCCACGGACTCGCAGTGGGCGATTGGAGAGCTGACGGATCTGCAGCGAGAGCTGCAGCAAGCGACAGCATGGCATGAGATTGTCGAGCAGATGAAGCGGCTCGTTACGAATATGATTGGCTTATTGTCCAAATCCAATAATATTGAAGGAAAAGAAATTATGGAGGCAGTTCGGCTCTACTTGGAGCGCCATTACGCAGAGCCTATCCAGCTGGCGATGATTGCGGAACGGTTCTTTATTCATCCCAATTACTTCTCCAAGCGCTTTAAGGAGAAATACGGGGAATCCTTTGTTGATTTCTTGAATGGGCTTCGGATGAAGGAAGCGGCGCGGCTGCTGGTGGAGACCGATATGAAGATACGCGATATCAGCGAGAGGGTCGGCTTCGACGATGCGGCTTATTTCGGAAGCGTATTCCGCAAGCGCTTTGGCGTTACTCCAGGCCAATATAGGGATAAGAGCGCTCCGCATGCGTAG